The sequence GCGCTGGTCGTCGCTCGGCCTGGTCGCGCTCGGCGGCACGGTCGGCACGGGCGTCCGCGAGGCGCTCGCGCTCACCTGGCCCGCGCCGCCCGGCGGCCTGCCGGTGACGATCCTCCTCATCAACGTGGTCGGCGCCTTCGTGCTCGGCGCGCTCCTCGAGGGGCTCGCCCGCCGCGGGCCCGACGAGGGGCGACGCCGCGGGATCCGCCTGCTGGTGGGCACGGGCGTGCTCGGCGGCTTCACCACGTACAGCGCGCTCGCGACCGACGCGGCGTCGCTCACCGGATCCGCGCTCGGCACGGCGCTCGCCTACGCCGGGCTCACGCTCGTGGTCGGCGCGGCCGCGTCGGTCGCCGGCATCGCGGCGGGGGCCGCGCTGCACCGCCGGTCGGCCGCCGGACGCGGGACGGGGGCGGCGTCGTGACCGGCCCGCTCGTGTTCGCCCTCATCTGCCTCGCGGGCGGCATCGGATCCGCCCTCCGCCTCCTCGTCGACGGCGCGATCCGCGGCCGGGTCGGCGCGTCGTACCCCGTGGGCACGACCGTCATCAACGTCACCGGATCCCTCGGCCTCGGCCTCCTCACGGGCGCCGCCGCGCAGGCGGGACTGCCGCACGACCTCCTGCTCATCCTCGGCGGCGGCCTCATGGGCGGCTACACGACCTTCAGCACCGCGAGCCTCGAGACGGTGCGCCTCGCGCAGGCGGGCCGGTACGGGGCGGCGCTCGCCAACGGCGTCGGCATGCTCGTGGTCTGCATCGTGGCGGCGGGGCTCGGGATCGTGGTGGGCGCGGGGCTGTGACGGTCCTGTCGGCCGTGCACGACGACGTGCCGGCGCTGCGCGCGTTCCTCGAGGCCGCGGACCTCACCGTCTCGGGGCTCGACGACCCGGCGGTGCGACTGTGGATCCGGCGCGACGCGGCCGGCCGCATCACCGGCAGCACGGGCTTCGAGCTCAGCGGCGACGGGCGGCATGCGCTCATCCGCAGCGTGGCGGTGGATCCCGCCCTCCGGTCGGCCGGGCTCGGCTCGGCCCTCGCGCGGCACGCCCTCGCCGAGGCGGCCGCGGCCGGGGCGGAGCGCGCGTGGCTGTTCTCGCGGAGGTCCGGCCCGTTCTGGCGCGGCCTCGGCTTCGCGGAGGCGGACCGCGACGCGCTCGCCGCCGCCTTGCCGAGCGCCCGCCAGGTCGTCGCGTTCCGGGAGAGCGGCCAGCTCGCCGGCGAGGTCGCGTGGTCCCGGGCCCTGGGGGACGGCGACGCCCCACCTAGGCTCGCGGGATGAGCAGCGCGACGCCCGGTCTCGATCCCCAGCACCCGCACACCGACCCCGAGCGCCTCTGGGCCACGAGCGGGAGGCGGGACCTCCACCGCGGACGCGTCGTCCTCGTCGAGCACGACGTGCTGCTGCCGGACGGGTCCGCGTCCCGCTACGAGGTCGACGAGAGCGTGCCGTTCGCGGTCGCGACCCTCGTCATCGACGGCGACCACGTGCTGCTGTCGCGTCAGTACCGGCACCCGCTGGGGCGGTGGATCCTCGACCTCCCCGGCGGCGCGGGCGACGCCGCCGAGCAGCCCGCCGACGCCGCCCGCCGCGAGCTCGAGGAGGAGCTCGGCCTCGTCGCGCCGGAGCTCCGGCCCCTGCGCACCTACGCCGTGAACCCGGGCCGCGCGTCGTGGTCGGTGCACGTCTTCGCCTGCACGAGCCCGACCACCGCCGGCACCGCCGACCGCTCCGACCCGTCCGAGCAGGTGCGCCTCGTCCGCATGCCGGTCGCCGAGCTCGACGCGCTCATCGCCGCGGGCGGCATCGAGGACCCGACCCTGCTGATCGCCCGCGCGGCCGCCGCCGAGCAGGGGCTGCTGCCGCCGGTCGCGCCGCCCGGAGCCGCGACGCCGGTCAGCGCCGCGCGACCGTGATGTCGCCCATGGTCGCCGACAGGACGTAGCGGCGCGGGGCGTCCGCGTCGCTGCCGATCGCGTTCGCCACCTCGCCCATCACCGTCTCGGTCGTGATGGCGTAGGCGCCCTCCGGCAGGAGGATCCGCTGCTCGCCCGCGGTGGTCTCCACGCGCATCGCGGTGGGCGCCGTCGCGAGGTCGAGCTCGGTGTCGCCCGCGGCGCTGGTCGTGCGGATCTCGCCGGTCACCTCGAGCGCGTCGGCCGTGAGGTCGCCCGCGCCGCTCTCGACCGTGAGGTCGGCGACGCTGCCGGCGAGGCGGATCCCGCCCGCGCCGGACGCGAGGTCGACGTCGCCGAACGCGCCGGCCAGCTCGATCCCGCCCGCCGCCGACGACACGTCGACGGCGAGCTCGCGCCCGGCCGTCGCCGCCGGCAGCTGGACCACGAGCTCGGCACCGGACGAGGGCCCGACCCGCACGTCGAGGAAGCTCCAGCCGGGGTTCCGCAGCTCGATGCGCAGCCGGCCGTCGCTCACGACGTGGGTCTCGCGGAGGGCGGTGTCGCCCGCGCGGAACACGATGCGCGCGGCGTCGACGTCCGCCTGCTCGATCCGCACGTCCGCGGCGGACGCGTCGATCGACACGCGGTCGACGGGCCCCGACACCGTGCTGGTGCGCGAGCCGTCGCCGCGGTCGAGGGAGCCGACGACCTGCAGCACGACGAGCGCCACGACGGCGAGGAGCGCGACGGATCCGATCACGAGGAGCGCGACGCGGAGCGGGCGCGGGCGGCGGGGTGCGGGCGGGGCGGGCGTGCCCGCGGGGGCGAGGGTGGTCATGGCGGCCTTCTGTCGGAGGAGCGAGGAGGAGGAGCGAGGAGTGGGGACGGACGAGCGGAGCGGCGGGGAAGCGCGCGGTGGATCAGCCGCGCGGGTCGGCGACGCGCGCCAGGAACCGCAGGACGGCCAGCACGCGGCGGTTGCCGGTGCTCTCGGGCGGGAGGTCGAGCTTCGTGAAGATCGCGGAGACGTGCTTCTCGACGGAGCTCTCCGAGACGTGGAGGGCGCCGGCGATCGCGCTGTTCGAGCGGCCCTCGGCCATCAGCTGGAGCACCTCGGCCTCGCGCGGCGACAGGGCGTCGACCCCGTCGGACCGCCGGGAGCGCACCACGATCTGCGCCACGACCTCCGGGTCGAAGACCGTGCCGCCCGCCCCCACCTCGGCGACGGCGGCGAGGAACTCGTCCACCTCCGCGACCCGGTCCTTGAGCAGGTAGCCGAGGCCCGCGGAGTTCGCGGCGATGAGATCGGCCGCGTAGCGCTCCTCCACGTACTGGGAGAGCACGAGCACGGCCGCGTGGCGGTCCTGCGCGCGGATCAGGACCGCGGCGCGGATCCCCTCGTCGGTGAAGGTCGGCGGCATGCGCACGTCCACGATGGCGAGGTCGGGGCGCTCGCGGTCGACAGCCGCGAGCAGCGCGGAGGCGTCGGCGACGGCGGCCACGATCTCGTGCCCGGCGTCGGTGAGGAGGCGCTCGAGGCCCGCTCGGAGGAGGACGGAGTCCTCGGCGATCACAATGCGCACGGGACCTCCACGGTCACGTCGGTCGGGCCGCCTGCGGGGCTCGAGGTGGTCAGGGTGCCGCCGGCGGCGCGCACCCGGTCGTGCATGCCGCCGAGTCCGCCGCCGGGGTTGCCGTCGCGGGTCGCCCCGCCGCGGCCGTCGTCGGAGATCACGGCGCGGACGCCGCCCGGCACCTCGTCGACGGCGACCTGGCACCGGGACGCGCCCGAGTGCTTGGCGACATTGGTGAGGGCCTCGGCGACGGCGAAGTAGAGCACCGCCTCCACCTCCGGGCGGGGTCGGGCGGAGAGGTCCACCCGGACGGTCGTGGGCACGGCGTTGCGGGAGGCGACCGCGGAGAGGGCGGCGTCGAGGCCGCGGTCGGTGAGCACGGCGGGGTGGATCCCGCGGGCCAGCTGCCGCAGCTCGGTGATGGAGTCCTTGGCGTCGCGATGCGCCTGGTCGAGGAGCTCGCGGGCGGCGGCCGGATCGGAGTCCATGCGCGAGCGGGCCATGCCGAGCGTCATCGCGAGGGCCACGAGCCGGGGTTGGACCCCGTCGTGCAGGTCGCGCTCGATCCGCAGCCGCTCGGTCGACGCGGCGTCCACCGCGCCCTGCCGGGCGTCCGCCAGGGTGTCGACCCGGCTCTCGAGGGCGGCCGTGCGGCTGGTGCCGAGGAGGGCGGGGGAGACGGCGCGGTCGAGGGATCCGGCGCCCCACACGTAGAGGAGGAGCAGCGCGGCGACGAGCACGGCGGTGACGGCCGCCGCCGGCCCGCCGCCGGGGATGCCCGGCACGTCGCCCGCGCCGACCGCGGCCGCGAGCTGCGGCACGGCGGCGAGGAGGGTGACGAAGACGAGGCCCAGCACCATGCTCAGCACGTGGTGCAGCAGCTGCCGCCAGGTCACGGGGTCGACGAGGTCGAGGAGCGGCTGGGCGAGGTGGCGCCACGCGCTCGTGACCCGCGTGCGCCGACGCACGGGCGGGGTGATGACGATGTCGTGCACGGCCGCGGTCCGGGCCCGCTCGACGACGCCGATCCCGCGGATCAGCACGGCGGTGGCGGCGAGCACGAGGACGCCGAGCCCGGCTGCCGGCACGGTGCCCACGCCCGTCGCGAGCAGCGTGACGAGGATGACGACCCAGGCGAGGCCGAGCACGGCGTCGATCAGGAGGTCGACGGCGGAGGTCCAGATGGCGGTCACGATGTTCACGGTCTCACCGTATGGGGACCGATTTCCCCAGGCGATGGAGGTGGCCGCCCGACCTGGTGGGGGATACCCCCACCCGCGCTCAGCCGAGCACGACGACCGCGCACCCGAGCAGGAACCCGGCCTGGATCGCCGCGCGGAGGGGGAGCGGGGTCGTCGGGGCGGTCGCGAAGGGGACCGCGCCAGCTGCGCCTCAGCCGCGCCGCGCGTACGTGAGCACGGCGTTGCCCCGGCTCGTGGTCTCCGAGCGGCGCAGCTCGAGCCGCGTCATCGGGTCGCCCGGCTCGAACAGGCGGCGGCCGGCGCCCGCGACGACCGGGTGGATCATGAGCGTCAGCTCGTCGAGGAGGCCCGCGAACAGCAGCGCGCGCGTGAGCGAGATGCTCGACAGCACCGCGATCTCGCCGCCCTCGGTCTCCTTCAGCCGGGCGACGGCCGCGAGCACGTCGCCCTCGATCCGGGTCGCGTTCCAGCCGAGGTCGCCCGTGAGCGTCGTCGTCGCCACGTGCTTCTCGAGCGGGTTGACGAAGGCGGCGAACGGGTCGTCGGCGGACGCGGCGGGCCAGTGCGCCGACCAGTCCTCGAACCCGCGGCGGCCCATGACCGCGGTGGTGACCGACGCGATCATCCGGCCGAGGCCCGCGCCGAGCTCGGGGTCGAAGGAGTCGTGCTGGAAGACGTGCGGCGCCTCCACGACGCCGTCGACGGACGTGAACAGGCCGGCGGTCAGGCGACGCATGGGCTCCTCCTCGGGCTGCGGGTGCGCTCGCCATGATCCGGCGTCTCGGGGACGCACGTCCACGCCCGCCGGGGAAACGTTTCTGGTTAACCGCTTTACAGCACCCCCGATCCGGTGTTAGCGTCGCCGCCATCGGGTCCGCGACGACGCCACCCGGATGCGCGCGAGCTGGCGGATCACGGCGTCGTCGAGGCCCGGACCCACCGCCACCTCAAGGAAGAGACCACGCGATGTCCCCTCGATCCACCGCCCGCCGCCGCCTCGTCGGCGCCGCCGCCCTCGCGGCCACCGTCCCCCTCGTCCTCGCCGGCTGCTCCGGCGGCGGCGGGGGCGGATCCTCGTCCGGCGGGGACCCGAAGACGATCACCGTCACCGACTACTACAACGAGGGCAACGACAACGCCGTCATCGGCGACACCCTCACGAAGTGCGGCGAGTCGCTCGGCGTCACCATCAAGCGCACGTCGATCCCGGGCTCGAGCCTCATCCAGAAGGTGCTGCAGCAGGCCTCGTCGCGCACCCTCCCCGACGTGCTCATGCTCGACAACCCCGACCTCCAGCAGATCGCCGCCACCGGTGCGCTCGCCCCGCTCGAGGACTTCGGCATCTCCACCGACGGCTACGCGAAGGGCGTCGTCGACGCGGGCACCTACGAGGGCAAGACGTACGGCCTCGCGCCCACCGTCAACACGATCGCGCTGTTCTACAACACGAAGATGCTGGCCGACGCCGGGATCCAGCCGCCCACCACGTGGGACGAGCTGAAGACCGCGGCCGCGGCGCTCAAGGACGGCGACCGCTACGGCATCGCGATGGACGCCAACGCCACCTACGAGGGCACCTGGCAGTTCCTGCCCTTCATGTGGTCGAACGGCGGCGACGAGAAGGACATCGCCACCCCCGAGACCGCCGAGGCGCTGCAGCTCTGGACCGACCTCGTCAAGGACGGCTCGGCGTCGCAGAGCGTCGTCAACTGGACCCAGTCCGACGTCAACGACCAGTTCATGGCCGGCAAGACGGCGATGATGATCAACGGCCCGTGGCAGATCCCGGCCCTCACCGAGTCGGGCGTCGAGTACGGCATCGCGAAGCTCCCCGCGCCCGAGGCCGGCGGCACCGCGGTCGCCCCGCTCGGCGGCGAGGTGTGGACCGTGCCGCAGACCGGCGACAAGGCGAAGCAGGCCACGGCCGCGAAGGTCGTCGAGTGCCTCAACTCCGACGAGAACCAGCTCGACATGGCCACCAAGCGCTTCACCATCCCGTCGAAGACCGCCGTCGCCACCGAGTTCGGCCAGCAGGTGCCCGAGGAGCAGGTGTTCGTCGACCTCGTCGCCGACGCCCGCGCCCGCACCGGCGAGCTCGGCGAGGAGTGGCCGAAGGCCGCCACCAAGATCTACACGGCCGTGCAGTCGGCGCTGACCGGCCAGTCCTCCCCGGAGGACGCGCTGAAGAACGCCGAGCAGGGCTGATGGCGACGACCGCCGTCCCCGCCCGCCCGACCGCGCAGGCGGCCGGGCGGGCCCGGGGCTCCGCGGATCCGGCCGTCGCCCGGGGTCCCGTGCGCCGCCGTCCCCGCTTCCGGTGGGAGCGCTTCTTCCAGGCGATGTTCCTGGTGCCGGCGGTCGTCTACCTCGTGCTCTTCTTCGGCTTCCCGGTCGTGAAGAACATCGTCATGAGCTTCCAGGAGTACACGACGACGACCTTCTACACGGGCGAGGCGCCGTGGGTCGGGTTCGCGAACTACGCGTCCGTCGTCTCGTCGTCGATCTTCTCGACGGCGCTGCTCAACACGTTCCTGTTCACGGCCGGGTCGATCCTCGGCCAGTTCGTGATCGGGCTCGTGCTGGCCCTGTTCTTCCGCCGGTCGTTCCCGCTCAACGGGCTGCTGCGGGCGCTGCTGCTGTTGCCGTGGCTGCTGCCGCTCATCGTCTCGAGCGCGGTGTGGAAGTGGATCCTCGACCAGGACTCCGGCGTGCTCAACCAGTTCCTCGTCGGCTCCGGCGTGGTGCAGGACCCGGTGCCGTGGCTCACCAGCCCGGCGTTCGCGCTCATCACGGTGATCGCGGTGAACGTGTGGATCGGGATCCCGTTCAACACGACGATCCTCTACGGCGGCCTGCAGGACATCCCGCCGGAGCTGTACGAGGCCGGCTCGCTCGACGGGGCCACCGGCTGGCGCGGCTTCCGGCACATCACCTGGCCGCTGCTGCGACCGGTGGTGGGCGTGGTGCTCGTGCTCGGCGTCGTCTACACGATCAAGGTGCTCGACATCATCCTCGGCCTCACGAACGGCGGGCCCGCGAACGCGACGCAGACCATCGCGACGCAGTCGTACACGCTCTCGTTCCAGCAGTTCGACTTCGGGTCGGGCGCCGCCCTCAGCAACATCCTCATCGCCATCTCGGCGGTGTTCGCGGTGGTCTACCTCCGCGCGAACAGGAAGGCCGTCGATGAGTGACACCGCCACCCGTCCCGCCCTGCTCCGGCCGGTGGGCTCGCGGAGGCCGCGCGCCGACCGCAGCTGGATCTCCACGGTGATCGGGGTCGTGATCCTCGCCCTGATGCTCTTCCCCGTCTACTGGATGGTGAACATCTCGCTCCAGCCCGCCGGGCCCGCGATCCAGGCCGCGTGGTTCCCCTTCGAGGCGCAGTTCGGCGGGTACGCGACCGCGCTCAGCGAGCAGGGGCGCGCGCTCGGCACGAGCCTCGTGATCGCGCTCGGCAGCGTGGTGCTGAGCCTCGCCGTCGCGACCCCCGCGGCGTACGCGCTGGCGCAGTTCAAGTTCAAGTGGATCAACGCGGTGCTGTTCGGGATCCTCATCTCGCAGATGATCCCCGGCATCGTCGTGGCGAACGCGCTCTACGCCGCGTACAACGACGTGGGGCTGCTGAACTCGATCCCGGGCCTGATCCTCGCGGACTCCACGGCCGGCATCCCGTTCGCGATCCTCATCATGCGGGCGTTCATGGCGAACATCCCGCCGTCGATCATCGAGGCCGCGAAGGTGGACGGCGCCGGGAACTTCCGGGCCTTCCGCTCGATCGTCCTGCCGGTGAGCCTCAACGCGGTGATCACGGCCGGGCTCTTCACGTTCCTCTTCACCTGGAGCGACTTCCTGTTCGCGCTGACGCTCACGACCACCGACGACGTGCGCCCCATCACGCTCGGGATCTACCAGTACATCGGGACGTACACCGCCGACTGGAGCACGGTGATGGCCACGGCCGTGCTCGCCTCGCTCCCCGCGATCGTCCTGCTCCTCGCGGCGCAGCGCTTCATCGCGGCGGGCGCGACGGGCGGCGCGGTCAAGTGATCCCGCACCCGAACGCCCGCGCTCCCGACGCGGCACGCGCCCCCTCCGACATCCCGCACGACCCCTCCGAGAGAGAGACACCATGACCGACACCACCACCCCGCTCCGCGTCACCGTCTGGGGCGAGAACCGCCACGAGCAGATCGAGCAGCACGTGAGGGACCGCTACCCGACCGGGATGCACGGGGCCGTCGCCGCGGGCGTGCAGGAGAACCTGCCCGACGCGCACGTCGAGATCGCGACCATGGACCAGCCCGAGCACGGCCTCACCGAGGAGCTGCTCGCCCGCACGGACGTCCTCACCTGGTGGGGCCACGCGGCGCACGCCGAGGTGGACGACGCGATCGTCGAGCGCGTGCACCGCCATGTGCTCGACGGGATGGGCCTCATCGTGCTGCACTCCGGGCACTGGTCGAAGATCTTCACGAAGCTGATGGGCACCACGTGCACCCTCCGCTGGCGCAGCGAGCACGACCGCGAGCTGGTGTGGACCGTGAACCCGCAGCACCCCATCACCCGCGGCGTCCCGAACCCGATCGTCATCGACGAGCAGGAGATGTACGGCGAGTACTTCGACGTGCCCACGCCCGACGAGCTGGTCTTCATCTCGGGCTTCACCGGCGGCGAGGTGTTCCGCAGCGGCATGACCTACCGCCGCGGCTTCGGCCGGATCTTCTTCTTCTCGCCCGGCGACCAGGACTTCCCCGTCTACCACCACCGGGACGTCCGCCGCGTGATCGCGAACGCCTGCGAGTGGGCGCGGCCGGACCGCCGCGAGACGCCCACGCTGCTGCGCTACGAGCTCGGCGAGTACTACGACGGCATCGACTACGCCGGGGCGCTCGAGCGATGACCGATGTGGAGGAGCGCACGGGCGCCGCGCACCGGATCGTCGCGCCCGCGGACGGCGCGCCCCTGCGCGTCGTGCAGGTCGGCGCCGGCGGCATGGGCCAGGCGTGGCTGAAGACCATCGCGGAGGATCCCGACGTCGAGCTCGTGGGCGTCGTCGACCTCGACGAGGAGGCCGCGCGCGCGGGTGCCGCGGCGCACGGCGCGACGGCGGAGGCGTCCACCGACCTCGGCGAGCTCATCGCGCGGGTGCGGCCCGACGCGGTGATCGACGTCACCATCCCGCGGGCGCACCACCCCGTCACCACGCAGGCGCTGTTCGCGGGGATCCCGGTGCTCGGCGAGAAGCCCGTCGCGCTCACGGTCGCGGAGGGGCTGTCGCTCGCGGCGGCCGCGGAGATCACGGGCGAGCTGTTCATGGTCAGCCAGTCGCGCCGGTACAACGACCACCTCGTCGCGCTCAAGCGGCGGGCGGCCGACCTCGGCGGCGTCGGCATCGTCACGACCGAGTTCTTCAAGGCCCCGCACTTCGGCGGGTTCCGCGAGGAGATGGACGACGTGCTCCTGCTCGACATGGCCGTGCACCAGTTCGACGCCGTCAGGTACCTGCTCGACGCGGATCCCGTGGGCGTCTACTGCGAGTCGTACAACCCCGACTGGAGCTGGTACCGCGGCGACGCGGCCGCCACCGCGGTCTTCGCGTTCGAGGGCGGGGTGCGCTACGTCTACACGGGCAGCTGGTGCAGCCCGGGCGCGGAGACGTCGTGGAACGGATCCTGGCGGGTGAGCGGCGCGCACGGCACCGCGCTCTGGGACGGCGACCACGAGCCGACGAGCGAGGTCACGGACGCACCCGACGGGCCGCCCGCGGATCCCGCGCCGGAGGAGTCGGTGGGCGTCGAGATCGCCGGGTCGCTCCGCGCCTTCGTGCGCGCGCTGCGGACGGGCGAGCGGCCGCACGGCGAGGTTCACGGCAACGTGATGAGCCTCGCGATGGTGGAGGCCGCGATCGAGTCCAAGGACTCGGGTGCGCGGGTGGCGATCGACGACGTGCTCGAGCGCGCGCACGCGACCGCGCTCGCCGACGAGCGGCGCGAGGACGTGCGCGCGCGGCTCGCGTCGTGGAGCGCCGACGGCGTGCGGCGCGCGCTGCAGGGCCAGGCGTCCGCGGGCGCCCCGGCCGTCGCCCGCCCGGCCGCCGCCGGGTAGCCTCGTCGGGTGGGGATCCAGTGACCGGGCACGAGACGGACGACGCCGAGCGCACCTCCCTCGCGCCGGTCGCGGACCCCGCCCGGCCCGCCCGCGCCGTGCCGCTCGCGCCGGATCCCCGGTCCCGCGAGATCCCGCCCCCGGGCGACGCCCGCTCCCGCGGCACCACCCCCGACCACGTGCGCCGCTCCAACCTCGCGACCGTGCTCCAGATCGTGCACGAGACCGGCCCCGCCTCCCGTTCGGAGCTGACGCGCGAGACGGGCCTCAACCGCTCCACCATCGCCGCGCTCGTGGGCGAGCTGCAGGAGCTCGGGCTCGTGGTCGAGTCGGAGCCGCCCGGCACGAACCGCGTCGGCCGGCCGAGCCCCATCGTGTCCGCGGATCCGCGCGTGGTCGTCTTCGCCGTGAACCCCGAGATCGACGCCGTCACCGTGGGCCTCGTCGGCCTCGACGGGGTCGTGCAGGAGCGCGTCCGGCGCGACACCGACGGGATCCCCACGGCCGCGGTCGCCGCGGAGCTCGCGAGCGGCATCGTCGCCGAGCTGCGCGCCGACCTCCGCGCCACCCGGCCCGACGCGCGCGTGCTCGGCATCGGCGTCGCCGTGCCCGGCCTCGTCCGCTTCGACGGCGGGCTCGTGCGCCTCGCGCCGCACCTCGGCTGGGTCGACGAGCCGTTCGCCGCGCTCCTCGCCGAGGCCACCGGGCTCCCCGCGCTCGCCGCCAACGACGCGAGCCTCGCGGCCGTCGCGGAGGGGCGCTTCGGATCCGGCCGCGACGTCGACGACCTCGTCTACCTCAACGGCGGCGCCAGCGGCGTCGGCGGCGGCGTGCTCATCGGCCGGCGCCCCTTCGGCGGCGCGGAGGGCTACGGCGGCGAGCTCGGCCACACGCTCGTCGACTCCGGCGGCGAGCTCTGCCACTGCGGCGCGGTCGGCTGCCTGGAGACCACGGTCGGCCAGGACGCGCTGCTCGAGGTCACGGGCCTGCCGCGCGCCCGCGCCGACGAGCTCGGCGACGTGCTCGCGGCGGCCCTCGAGGCGGGCGACGCGCGCGTCACCCGGGAGGTCGAGCGGCAGATCGACAACCTCGCGGTCGCGCTGCGCAACGTCGTCAACATCTTCAACCCGTCGCTCGTGGTGCTCGGCGGGTTCCTCGGGTCGCTGCACGCGGCGGATCCCGACCGGGTCCTCGCCTGCGCCACCGCCCAGGCGCTCCCCGGCGCGCGAGAGGCCCTGCGGATCCGCCGCGCGGCCCTCGGCCCCGACCGGCTGATGATCGGCGCGGCCGAGCTGGCCTTCGCGCGCGTGCTGGTGGATCCCTCGGGCGTCATGCGCGCCGCCGCCGAGGCGGAGCGCACCACCGCGTGAGCGCGCCCGTCGACCTGGTGATCCTCGACTGCGACGGCGTGCTCGTCGACAGCGAGGTGCTCGCCGTCGAGGTCGACCGGCGGGTGCTCGCGGAGCTCGGCTGGGACGTCACGACCGAGGAGATCGTCGAGCGCTTCGTCGGCAAGTCGCACGCCAGCTTCACCGCCGAGGTCGCCGCCCACCTCGGCCGCGAGCTCGCCGACGACTGGGACGCGCCCTACCGGCACTGGTACACGGACGCGTTCGAGGCGCACCTGCGGCCGGTCGACGGGATCGCGGACGCGCTCGACCGCATCGCGACGCCGGTGTGCGTCGCCTCGAGCGGAGGGCACCCGAAGATCCGCGCGAACCTCGCGCTCACCGGCCTG is a genomic window of Clavibacter capsici containing:
- a CDS encoding ThuA domain-containing protein is translated as MTDTTTPLRVTVWGENRHEQIEQHVRDRYPTGMHGAVAAGVQENLPDAHVEIATMDQPEHGLTEELLARTDVLTWWGHAAHAEVDDAIVERVHRHVLDGMGLIVLHSGHWSKIFTKLMGTTCTLRWRSEHDRELVWTVNPQHPITRGVPNPIVIDEQEMYGEYFDVPTPDELVFISGFTGGEVFRSGMTYRRGFGRIFFFSPGDQDFPVYHHRDVRRVIANACEWARPDRRETPTLLRYELGEYYDGIDYAGALER
- a CDS encoding Gfo/Idh/MocA family protein — its product is MTDVEERTGAAHRIVAPADGAPLRVVQVGAGGMGQAWLKTIAEDPDVELVGVVDLDEEAARAGAAAHGATAEASTDLGELIARVRPDAVIDVTIPRAHHPVTTQALFAGIPVLGEKPVALTVAEGLSLAAAAEITGELFMVSQSRRYNDHLVALKRRAADLGGVGIVTTEFFKAPHFGGFREEMDDVLLLDMAVHQFDAVRYLLDADPVGVYCESYNPDWSWYRGDAAATAVFAFEGGVRYVYTGSWCSPGAETSWNGSWRVSGAHGTALWDGDHEPTSEVTDAPDGPPADPAPEESVGVEIAGSLRAFVRALRTGERPHGEVHGNVMSLAMVEAAIESKDSGARVAIDDVLERAHATALADERREDVRARLASWSADGVRRALQGQASAGAPAVARPAAAG
- a CDS encoding ROK family transcriptional regulator, with the translated sequence MTGHETDDAERTSLAPVADPARPARAVPLAPDPRSREIPPPGDARSRGTTPDHVRRSNLATVLQIVHETGPASRSELTRETGLNRSTIAALVGELQELGLVVESEPPGTNRVGRPSPIVSADPRVVVFAVNPEIDAVTVGLVGLDGVVQERVRRDTDGIPTAAVAAELASGIVAELRADLRATRPDARVLGIGVAVPGLVRFDGGLVRLAPHLGWVDEPFAALLAEATGLPALAANDASLAAVAEGRFGSGRDVDDLVYLNGGASGVGGGVLIGRRPFGGAEGYGGELGHTLVDSGGELCHCGAVGCLETTVGQDALLEVTGLPRARADELGDVLAAALEAGDARVTREVERQIDNLAVALRNVVNIFNPSLVVLGGFLGSLHAADPDRVLACATAQALPGAREALRIRRAALGPDRLMIGAAELAFARVLVDPSGVMRAAAEAERTTA
- a CDS encoding HAD family hydrolase, which gives rise to MSAPVDLVILDCDGVLVDSEVLAVEVDRRVLAELGWDVTTEEIVERFVGKSHASFTAEVAAHLGRELADDWDAPYRHWYTDAFEAHLRPVDGIADALDRIATPVCVASSGGHPKIRANLALTGLLPRFDGRISSATEVEHGKPAPDLFLLAAARMGVDPSRCVVVEDSPYGVQGARAAGMRALGYAGGLTPAARLRDAGATVFDDMRDLPRLLRGLAG